The uncultured Hyphomonas sp. genome includes a window with the following:
- a CDS encoding sulfotransferase domain-containing protein — MTATSLPSAYRTKVLNETWTNFSVLRHGAFDGVLVTSKNSGTHWLKYMLAVALAETYGIEPPEYFSENAVRPYIGWPKDAPVFPQLPRLAFSHTIPHRLADWGWARGLAKLPPYVLAVRHPMSILASHHAKWEYDIKVDWLTYLEGDPAGSKYRCDLYWLARFWNRWGEVLARHGESILVVHYEDTLRDPRKVLEAVDRHWGLKLSPASIDAALKAGTKEAMAEKVDPDAEPNVLQNRKTSLSDLFSGEALDIYQRKIGELFRHDLGYDLLSLPS; from the coding sequence ATGACTGCGACATCCCTGCCTTCTGCATACCGGACCAAGGTGCTCAACGAGACCTGGACCAATTTCTCCGTCCTGCGCCATGGTGCCTTTGATGGTGTGCTGGTCACCTCAAAGAATTCCGGCACACACTGGCTGAAATACATGCTGGCGGTCGCCCTGGCGGAAACCTACGGGATCGAGCCGCCGGAATATTTCTCGGAAAATGCGGTACGACCGTACATCGGCTGGCCGAAGGACGCGCCGGTCTTCCCGCAGCTGCCGCGTCTCGCTTTCAGCCATACGATTCCGCACCGGCTCGCCGACTGGGGATGGGCACGCGGCCTGGCAAAATTGCCGCCCTATGTGCTGGCCGTTCGGCACCCGATGTCGATTCTCGCCAGCCATCACGCGAAATGGGAATATGATATCAAGGTCGACTGGCTCACCTATCTGGAAGGGGACCCTGCCGGATCGAAATACCGGTGCGACCTCTACTGGCTTGCCCGATTCTGGAATCGCTGGGGCGAGGTTCTTGCGCGTCACGGCGAGTCCATTCTCGTCGTTCATTATGAGGACACGCTGAGGGATCCGCGCAAAGTGCTGGAAGCGGTCGACCGGCATTGGGGGCTGAAGCTCAGCCCGGCGTCCATCGATGCGGCGCTGAAAGCGGGCACCAAGGAAGCCATGGCTGAAAAAGTCGATCCGGACGCAGAGCCGAACGTGCTGCAAAACCGGAAGACGAGCCTGTCTGATCTGTTCTCAGGCGAAGCGCTTGATATCTATCAGCGCAAGATCGGTGAATTGTTCCGGCACGATCTCGGCTACGACCTGCTCAGTCTTCCATCTTGA
- a CDS encoding glutathione S-transferase family protein: MRRLVLGNLNYSSWSIRPLMVVRKTGLPVEEVIVPLDFPETTARLKAISPTAKVPLLIWDDLTIWESLAITEWIAEWAPPGEVWPEDKAARSVARAAASEMHAGFPELRGKCPMNIRGRALPPEMTEKLAADIDRIQELWSGLRAEFGRNGPFLFGKWSAADAFYLPVVTRFRTYGLPLSGAAADYAAAVLSDPDFLKLEEQAKAEPWWIRYGPDGRSSGYLKMED; encoded by the coding sequence ATGAGGCGTCTCGTTCTTGGGAACCTCAACTATTCCAGCTGGTCTATCCGCCCGCTCATGGTGGTCCGCAAGACGGGCCTGCCGGTGGAAGAAGTGATCGTTCCGCTGGATTTTCCGGAAACCACTGCCCGCCTGAAGGCAATCAGCCCGACCGCGAAAGTGCCGCTGCTGATCTGGGATGACCTGACCATCTGGGAAAGTCTCGCCATTACCGAGTGGATTGCAGAATGGGCCCCGCCGGGAGAGGTCTGGCCGGAAGATAAGGCCGCCCGGTCCGTGGCTCGCGCCGCCGCCAGCGAAATGCATGCCGGTTTCCCGGAGCTGCGCGGCAAATGCCCCATGAACATCCGGGGCCGGGCATTACCGCCGGAAATGACTGAAAAGCTGGCCGCAGACATCGACCGTATCCAGGAATTGTGGAGCGGCCTGCGGGCCGAGTTTGGGCGGAACGGCCCGTTCCTGTTCGGAAAGTGGAGCGCGGCCGACGCCTTTTACCTTCCGGTCGTTACCCGCTTCCGCACCTATGGCCTGCCCCTTAGCGGTGCAGCGGCGGACTATGCCGCTGCCGTCCTGTCAGACCCGGACTTCCTGAAACTTGAAGAACAGGCCAAGGCAGAACCATGGTGGATCAGATACGGGCCGGACGGACGCTCCAGCGGTTATCTCAAGATGGAAGACTGA
- a CDS encoding YciI family protein, producing the protein MPLFCLHCLDKTDGGAEARAKARPAHLAWAANLGPCVRMAGPLLDADGNMVGSVFLIEADNLAAAKAIHAQDPYVTEGVFGHVHINETRWAIGEGKPE; encoded by the coding sequence ATGCCCCTTTTCTGCCTGCACTGCCTGGACAAGACCGATGGGGGCGCCGAAGCGCGCGCCAAGGCCCGGCCCGCTCATCTGGCCTGGGCGGCAAATCTTGGTCCCTGTGTTCGCATGGCCGGCCCGCTTCTCGATGCGGACGGGAACATGGTTGGCTCCGTTTTCCTGATTGAAGCCGATAATCTTGCGGCCGCAAAGGCGATCCACGCGCAGGACCCTTATGTGACCGAAGGCGTCTTCGGACATGTCCACATCAATGAAACCCGCTGGGCCATCGGCGAAGGCAAACCCGAATGA
- a CDS encoding TetR/AcrR family transcriptional regulator, which yields MNDTTDTRQQILDAAMERILHYGYAKTTMSEIAKDCGMSAGNIYRFFASKLDIAEAMARKFSAEMYQAYASIAREKRPAPERLREFFDYGMVSTYQAIEAKAKILEVAEVLGDERPLYMNEQMAQERVYLVQILEDGIRDGVFRPLERLDETAEFMQAALMKFRFPQLFSHLTLPKLKRELTGVMDLILAGLSKDAKVP from the coding sequence ATGAACGACACCACAGATACCCGCCAGCAAATCCTGGATGCTGCCATGGAGCGCATCCTGCACTATGGTTACGCCAAGACGACGATGTCCGAGATTGCCAAGGACTGTGGCATGTCTGCGGGCAACATCTATCGCTTCTTCGCGTCCAAGCTGGATATCGCCGAAGCCATGGCCCGCAAATTCAGCGCGGAGATGTACCAGGCTTATGCCTCCATCGCACGTGAGAAGAGGCCTGCGCCGGAGCGGCTGCGTGAGTTCTTCGACTACGGTATGGTCAGCACCTATCAGGCCATCGAGGCCAAGGCCAAGATTCTTGAGGTGGCGGAAGTCCTGGGAGATGAGCGGCCGCTCTACATGAATGAGCAGATGGCGCAGGAACGCGTCTATCTGGTGCAGATCCTTGAAGATGGCATCCGCGATGGCGTGTTCCGCCCGTTGGAGCGCCTCGATGAAACGGCGGAGTTCATGCAGGCAGCACTGATGAAGTTCCGGTTTCCGCAGCTGTTTTCCCACCTCACCCTGCCAAAACTGAAGCGCGAGCTGACAGGGGTTATGGACCTGATCCTGGCTGGACTTTCGAAGGACGCGAAGGTTCCGTGA
- the tsaD gene encoding tRNA (adenosine(37)-N6)-threonylcarbamoyltransferase complex transferase subunit TsaD, translating into MTRPLTLLGIETSCDETAAAVIRLAPEGTVEILSEKVHTQLEEHAPYLGVVPEIAARAHAELADQTIAAAIHEASISYADLDAIAATSGPGLIGGVLVGMMSGKAIAQAAGKPFLAINHLEGHALSPRLTHDCPFPYLLLLVSGGHCQFLEVRGLGDYRRLGSTIDDAAGEAFDKTAKLLGLGFPGGPAVERIGANGDPTAIDFPRPLLNRPGLDMSFAGLKTAVARAAEAEDLTDSRIADICASFQAAIVDVLSEKARRALEAFNPANGAGKRFVVAGGVASNQAIRAGLEKAAKESGAVLIAPPMRHCTDNAAMIALAGAERLAGGLEHPEGDLGAGARPRWPLDEAAAKSDPAYTTGRRGAKA; encoded by the coding sequence ATGACACGCCCCCTTACCCTGCTCGGCATCGAAACCAGCTGCGACGAGACCGCTGCCGCAGTGATCCGCCTTGCGCCCGAAGGCACGGTCGAGATCCTGTCGGAAAAGGTCCATACTCAGCTGGAAGAACACGCCCCCTATCTGGGCGTCGTGCCGGAGATCGCTGCCCGCGCGCACGCGGAACTGGCCGACCAGACCATTGCCGCTGCGATTCATGAGGCCAGTATTTCCTATGCGGACCTTGATGCCATCGCCGCCACGTCCGGGCCGGGCCTTATTGGCGGCGTCCTGGTCGGCATGATGTCGGGCAAGGCCATCGCACAGGCAGCAGGCAAACCATTCCTGGCCATCAATCATCTTGAGGGTCATGCGCTCAGCCCGAGACTGACCCATGATTGCCCCTTCCCCTACCTTTTACTGCTCGTGTCCGGCGGACATTGTCAGTTTCTGGAAGTGCGGGGCCTGGGAGATTATCGCCGCCTCGGGTCGACCATTGATGACGCCGCGGGCGAAGCCTTCGATAAGACGGCCAAATTGCTGGGACTGGGGTTTCCGGGCGGCCCGGCCGTGGAACGCATCGGCGCCAATGGCGATCCGACCGCAATCGATTTCCCCCGGCCGCTTCTGAACCGGCCCGGCCTCGACATGAGCTTTGCCGGACTGAAAACGGCTGTCGCCCGCGCTGCGGAGGCTGAGGACCTCACCGATTCCCGCATCGCCGACATCTGCGCCAGCTTCCAGGCGGCCATTGTCGATGTGTTGTCGGAAAAAGCGCGGCGGGCGCTGGAAGCGTTCAATCCGGCAAACGGCGCGGGAAAGCGCTTTGTCGTTGCCGGCGGCGTTGCCTCAAACCAGGCGATCCGGGCGGGCCTTGAGAAAGCCGCGAAAGAGAGCGGCGCCGTCCTGATTGCACCGCCGATGCGCCACTGTACGGATAATGCTGCGATGATTGCGCTGGCCGGGGCGGAGCGGCTGGCCGGCGGCCTTGAGCATCCGGAAGGTGACCTTGGCGCCGGGGCAAGACCGCGCTGGCCGCTGGATGAAGCGGCGGCGAAGTCCGATCCGGCCTATACGACGGGCCGCCGGGGCGCCAAGGCCTGA
- a CDS encoding sigma-70 family RNA polymerase sigma factor yields MTQHADQDALYEQAASQFGPALQRLARASEANPERRRDLLQDMHVALWKSFGLFDGRCQMSTWVYRVAHNTAARHVDRERRQNTGRIALDEISDVPDGRNIAAAFEKGDAMERLNAWIRRLKIPDRQILTLYLEDLPATEIAEISGLSAGAVATRISRLKAQLTKDFEEPKHA; encoded by the coding sequence ATGACACAACACGCAGATCAGGATGCGCTCTACGAGCAGGCGGCCAGTCAATTCGGTCCGGCCCTGCAGCGTCTCGCCCGTGCCAGCGAGGCCAATCCGGAGCGGCGCCGCGACCTTCTGCAGGACATGCATGTCGCGCTTTGGAAAAGTTTCGGCCTGTTCGACGGGCGTTGCCAGATGAGCACCTGGGTTTACCGGGTGGCGCACAATACCGCCGCTCGCCATGTCGACCGTGAGCGCCGTCAAAACACCGGGCGGATCGCGCTCGACGAGATTTCCGACGTGCCGGACGGCCGGAATATCGCAGCGGCGTTTGAAAAGGGCGATGCGATGGAGCGGCTGAATGCCTGGATCCGCCGCCTGAAGATACCGGACCGCCAGATCCTGACGCTCTATCTGGAAGACCTGCCTGCCACCGAGATCGCCGAGATTAGCGGCCTGTCAGCCGGGGCCGTTGCGACACGTATTTCCCGCCTAAAGGCACAGCTCACCAAAGATTTCGAGGAGCCGAAACATGCCTGA
- a CDS encoding serine hydrolase domain-containing protein produces MDIDRRAFLGSAALATSFLAACQKQTESAPQDAKGAAATVSDDQVTGPLRDYIEQHRAAWGLPGMTVALVTRDGYEAVVTAGFADLEQKVPVRPDHLFQIGSISKMFTALAAWSLIDEGRLSPDVKLLNALKGLKVRGGEDIRLQHLLNHTSGLPGDSALFPEGGLWCGFEPGADWSYSNCGYQLAGNVIAAADGHLLPEVIRDRVLGPIGMDESVSALHVADRPRYAQGYEPALTDRLNPVPAEMTPTSWVDSDNAAGCIAATPGDMIRFLRFLMNVADGKGAPVFSNETAKRFLADPVDGWGEGAKYGNGVAHVEIDGRPYLHHTGGMVSFCSSLHVDVEAGVAAFASSNVHYALNYRPSKITIHACDLMRAMQEGTPAPDPAPPHEPLASPEMFTGQFTAAEGDRFEVAVSGGNLRLRNNGRDSALYPVASGLFATNDPDHALTGVVIEAAKGQAVRAWCGDVEYLIDPSAGYKPPAADPLRVLAGRYDNDDRWAGPLYVYVRDGRVFLGNIVELVPADGGGWRTTDASSPERIHFDGVINGVPQRLLFSGIPYIRRFS; encoded by the coding sequence ATGGACATTGATCGCAGAGCATTCCTGGGCAGTGCCGCGCTGGCGACCAGTTTCCTGGCGGCCTGCCAGAAGCAGACCGAGTCTGCGCCCCAGGATGCCAAAGGTGCCGCCGCAACGGTGTCCGACGATCAGGTCACCGGCCCGCTGCGCGACTATATCGAGCAGCACCGCGCAGCATGGGGCCTGCCAGGAATGACCGTCGCCCTCGTCACGCGCGACGGATATGAAGCGGTGGTGACGGCGGGGTTTGCGGATCTTGAACAGAAGGTTCCTGTCCGCCCCGATCATCTCTTCCAGATCGGGTCGATTTCCAAAATGTTCACGGCGCTCGCGGCCTGGTCGCTGATCGACGAAGGCCGTCTGTCTCCGGATGTGAAACTTCTGAACGCCCTGAAAGGGCTGAAGGTGAGGGGCGGGGAAGATATCCGTCTGCAGCACCTGCTGAATCATACATCCGGTCTGCCGGGCGACTCGGCGTTGTTTCCCGAAGGCGGCCTCTGGTGCGGCTTTGAGCCAGGGGCGGACTGGTCCTATTCGAATTGCGGTTACCAGCTTGCGGGGAATGTGATTGCGGCTGCCGATGGCCACCTGCTGCCTGAGGTCATTCGCGACCGCGTGCTTGGCCCGATCGGCATGGATGAGAGCGTGTCAGCCCTGCATGTGGCAGACCGGCCGCGCTACGCACAGGGCTATGAACCTGCGCTGACGGACCGGCTGAACCCGGTTCCTGCGGAGATGACGCCAACGTCGTGGGTCGACAGCGACAATGCAGCCGGCTGCATCGCGGCCACGCCCGGTGACATGATCAGGTTCCTCCGCTTCCTGATGAATGTCGCCGATGGCAAGGGTGCGCCGGTATTCTCGAACGAGACAGCAAAGCGCTTCCTTGCCGACCCGGTCGATGGCTGGGGAGAGGGGGCAAAATACGGGAACGGTGTTGCCCATGTCGAAATCGACGGGCGGCCTTACCTGCACCATACCGGCGGCATGGTCTCTTTCTGCTCGTCCCTTCATGTGGACGTGGAGGCGGGCGTGGCGGCGTTCGCGTCGTCCAATGTCCATTACGCGCTGAACTACCGCCCCAGCAAAATTACCATTCACGCCTGTGACCTGATGCGTGCCATGCAGGAAGGAACGCCCGCGCCAGACCCGGCCCCGCCTCATGAGCCGCTGGCGTCCCCGGAAATGTTCACCGGACAGTTCACCGCCGCGGAGGGTGACCGTTTTGAGGTGGCGGTGTCCGGCGGCAATCTGCGTCTTCGCAATAACGGCCGGGACAGCGCGCTTTATCCGGTCGCCAGTGGCTTGTTCGCCACGAACGACCCGGACCATGCGCTCACCGGTGTGGTGATCGAAGCCGCGAAGGGTCAGGCGGTCAGGGCCTGGTGCGGGGACGTCGAATACCTGATCGATCCGTCTGCGGGATACAAGCCGCCGGCAGCAGACCCCCTGCGCGTCCTCGCCGGCCGCTATGACAATGACGACCGCTGGGCCGGGCCGCTCTATGTTTACGTCCGCGACGGTAGGGTGTTCCTCGGCAATATCGTGGAACTCGTCCCCGCAGACGGCGGCGGCTGGCGCACAACAGACGCTTCCTCACCGGAGCGCATTCATTTCGACGGCGTGATCAATGGCGTGCCGCAGAGACTACTCTTCTCCGGTATCCCCTACATCCGGCGGTTCAGTTAA
- the lepA gene encoding translation elongation factor 4, with protein sequence MTPRDKIRNFSIIAHIDHGKSTLADRLIQTCGGLTVREMKEQVLDSMDIEKERGITIKAQTVRLQYKANDGEEYVLNLMDTPGHVDFSYEVSRCLAACEGALLVVDASQGVEAQTLANVYQAIDQDLEIVPVLNKVDLPAADVQRVKDQIEDIIGLDASDAIETSAKTGLGISDVLEAIVTRLPPPESGDADAPLKAALVDAYYDPYLGVVVIVRIHDGVLKAKQRIRMMRTGGTYEIDKVGTFNPKLTEVESLGPGEVGYFVASIKEVGDTAVGDTITEERRPADKALPGYKDVQPVVFCGLFPMDAGDFDDLRAAMGKLRLNDASFTWEMETSAALGMGFRCGFLGLLHLEIIQERLSREFDLDLIATAPSVVYEMTMTDGTEIELHNPADMPEVTKIKEIREPWINATIYTPDEYLGAILKLCQDRRGIQTELSYVGGRALVKYELPLNEVVFDFYDRLKSISRGYASFDYEIVGHRAENLVKLQILVNDEPVDALAMLVHRDRAESRGRQMCERLKDLIPRQMFKIPIQAAIGGKVIARETLSALRKDVTAKCYGGDASRKRKLLDKQAAGKKRMRQFGKVEIPQEAFVAALRMDGD encoded by the coding sequence ATGACACCTCGCGACAAAATCCGGAATTTCTCCATCATCGCCCATATCGACCACGGCAAGTCGACGCTGGCGGACCGCCTGATTCAGACCTGCGGCGGCCTCACCGTCCGCGAGATGAAGGAACAGGTGCTCGACTCGATGGACATCGAGAAAGAGCGCGGCATCACCATCAAGGCCCAGACAGTCCGCCTGCAATACAAGGCGAATGACGGCGAAGAATACGTCCTGAACCTCATGGACACGCCCGGACACGTCGACTTCTCTTATGAAGTCTCCCGCTGCCTTGCGGCCTGTGAGGGCGCGCTGCTCGTGGTCGATGCCTCACAGGGCGTGGAAGCGCAGACGCTCGCGAACGTTTACCAGGCCATCGATCAGGACCTCGAAATCGTGCCTGTTCTCAACAAGGTGGACCTGCCAGCCGCCGACGTGCAGCGCGTGAAGGACCAGATCGAAGACATTATCGGCCTCGATGCCTCCGACGCGATCGAGACGTCCGCCAAAACGGGCCTCGGCATCAGCGATGTGCTGGAAGCCATCGTCACCCGCCTGCCCCCGCCGGAGTCCGGTGATGCGGATGCCCCGCTCAAGGCTGCACTGGTCGATGCCTATTACGACCCCTATCTCGGCGTGGTCGTTATCGTGCGCATCCATGACGGCGTGCTGAAGGCCAAGCAGAGGATCCGCATGATGCGGACCGGCGGCACATATGAGATCGACAAGGTCGGCACGTTCAATCCGAAACTCACCGAGGTCGAGTCACTCGGCCCCGGAGAGGTTGGCTACTTCGTCGCCTCGATCAAGGAAGTCGGCGACACCGCCGTTGGTGACACGATCACCGAAGAACGCCGCCCGGCCGACAAGGCCCTGCCCGGCTATAAGGACGTCCAGCCGGTCGTCTTCTGCGGCCTGTTCCCGATGGACGCGGGCGACTTCGACGATCTGCGTGCGGCGATGGGCAAGCTGCGCCTGAACGATGCCTCCTTCACCTGGGAGATGGAAACCTCAGCCGCCCTCGGCATGGGTTTCCGCTGTGGCTTCCTCGGCCTCCTGCACCTCGAAATCATTCAGGAACGTCTCAGCCGCGAATTCGATCTCGACCTTATCGCGACCGCCCCGTCCGTTGTCTATGAGATGACGATGACAGACGGCACCGAGATTGAGCTGCACAATCCGGCAGACATGCCGGAAGTGACCAAGATCAAGGAAATCCGCGAACCCTGGATCAATGCAACGATCTACACGCCGGATGAATATCTCGGCGCCATCCTGAAACTCTGCCAGGACCGGCGCGGCATCCAGACTGAACTGTCCTATGTCGGCGGGCGGGCCCTCGTAAAATACGAATTGCCGCTGAACGAAGTCGTGTTCGACTTTTACGACCGTCTGAAATCCATCAGCCGCGGCTATGCCAGCTTCGATTACGAGATCGTCGGCCACCGGGCCGAGAACCTTGTGAAGCTGCAGATCCTCGTCAATGACGAGCCGGTCGATGCCCTCGCCATGCTGGTGCACCGCGACCGCGCCGAGAGCCGCGGCCGCCAGATGTGCGAACGGTTGAAAGACCTGATCCCGCGCCAGATGTTCAAGATCCCGATCCAGGCCGCCATCGGCGGCAAGGTGATCGCGCGGGAAACGCTCAGCGCCCTGAGAAAAGACGTGACGGCGAAATGCTATGGCGGCGACGCCAGCCGGAAACGCAAACTGCTCGACAAGCAGGCAGCTGGCAAGAAACGCATGCGCCAGTTCGGCAAAGTCGAAATCCCGCAGGAAGCCTTTGTCGCAGCCCTACGAATGGATGGGGACTGA
- a CDS encoding fatty acid desaturase CarF family protein → MVGSTITAAGAFLLKVLGGLWFADFVSGVIHWLEDRYGNPEWPIIGHTIRENQQHHFTPRSFLKGNLWTRNREVLAIGAVFLAAFWVFDVLNAFTVSAVIFGVMSNEVHASAHRSPQENGRIITALQKAGLLQSHRHHAAHHRKGKDTHFCVLTNHVNPVLERIRLFQTLEAIVTRLTGVRPRPDLSVNPRYRPAA, encoded by the coding sequence ATGGTGGGTTCGACGATTACGGCAGCAGGCGCTTTCCTGCTGAAAGTGCTGGGCGGGCTCTGGTTCGCGGACTTTGTGTCCGGTGTGATTCACTGGCTGGAGGACCGGTATGGCAATCCGGAATGGCCCATCATCGGCCACACAATCCGGGAGAATCAGCAGCACCATTTCACCCCGCGCAGTTTTCTGAAGGGCAATTTGTGGACGCGGAACCGGGAAGTCCTGGCCATTGGCGCAGTCTTTCTGGCGGCATTCTGGGTCTTTGATGTGCTCAATGCCTTCACCGTATCTGCGGTGATTTTCGGCGTCATGTCGAACGAGGTCCATGCCAGTGCCCACCGCAGTCCGCAGGAAAATGGCCGCATTATCACTGCGTTACAGAAAGCCGGCCTGCTGCAATCCCACCGCCATCACGCGGCGCATCACCGTAAGGGCAAGGACACACATTTCTGCGTGCTCACCAATCATGTGAATCCGGTTCTGGAGCGGATCCGTTTGTTCCAGACGCTGGAGGCCATCGTGACGCGCCTCACCGGTGTGCGCCCGCGGCCGGATCTGTCGGTCAATCCGCGTTACCGTCCGGCGGCTTAA
- a CDS encoding aromatic ring-hydroxylating dioxygenase subunit alpha, producing MPDTQHPAPAKTGITEEGYLTDSWYLAAPSAELKAGKQHRIMVLGEPVAVGRTPAGEPFALRDICPHRLVPLSAGQQLETDGEWALQCPYHGWRFGAGDGVCKMMPSLTDDSPYDPSKVKVRRYPVHEANGAVYLYVSHNPRSEDAPAVPPPDFGPLPAKPKFIIHDVFNAHMDDAVVGLMDPAHVPFVHNQWWWRPPSAGLKLKEKPFVPTDRGWAIDRHAPSSNSKLYRWIFGGDVQTEIRFQLPGYRWEIVSNDTARLLTLTCLTPEAPKKTRITQFTWWTGAPLLNLAIPIAKPAGRMFLDQDGTMVNLQNEGMAHQKAMLWIDDIDVQAKWYQRLKREWTEARTEERDFKNPIEPRTLRWMS from the coding sequence ATGCCTGACACACAGCACCCCGCACCGGCAAAGACCGGCATTACCGAGGAAGGCTATCTGACCGATAGCTGGTATCTCGCCGCGCCCTCGGCCGAGCTGAAGGCAGGCAAACAGCACCGCATCATGGTTCTCGGTGAGCCGGTCGCCGTGGGCCGCACCCCGGCAGGTGAGCCGTTTGCCCTGCGGGACATCTGCCCGCACCGGCTTGTGCCGCTGTCAGCTGGCCAGCAGCTGGAGACCGATGGCGAATGGGCGCTGCAATGCCCCTATCATGGCTGGCGGTTCGGGGCAGGGGACGGCGTCTGCAAGATGATGCCGAGCCTGACCGATGACAGCCCGTACGACCCTTCCAAAGTGAAGGTGCGCCGCTATCCGGTGCATGAAGCGAACGGCGCGGTCTATCTCTACGTGTCCCACAATCCGCGGTCCGAGGACGCGCCGGCTGTGCCGCCGCCGGATTTCGGGCCGCTGCCTGCGAAACCGAAATTCATCATCCATGACGTGTTCAATGCGCATATGGATGACGCCGTTGTCGGCCTGATGGATCCGGCCCATGTGCCCTTCGTGCACAATCAATGGTGGTGGCGCCCGCCGTCGGCGGGGCTGAAGCTGAAAGAGAAGCCCTTCGTGCCGACGGATCGCGGCTGGGCCATCGACCGGCATGCGCCGTCTTCCAATTCGAAACTCTATCGCTGGATCTTCGGCGGCGATGTGCAGACCGAGATCCGCTTCCAGCTGCCGGGCTATCGCTGGGAGATTGTTTCCAACGATACCGCGCGCCTGCTGACGCTGACCTGCCTGACGCCGGAAGCCCCGAAGAAGACACGCATCACCCAGTTCACCTGGTGGACGGGCGCGCCGCTGCTGAACCTCGCCATTCCGATTGCCAAACCCGCGGGCCGGATGTTCCTCGATCAGGACGGCACGATGGTGAACCTCCAGAACGAAGGTATGGCGCACCAGAAGGCGATGCTCTGGATCGACGACATCGACGTGCAGGCCAAATGGTACCAGCGCCTGAAGCGCGAATGGACCGAGGCGCGCACCGAAGAACGCGACTTCAAAAACCCGATCGAACCGCGCACACTCCGCTGGATGAGCTGA
- a CDS encoding NAD(P)H-binding protein yields the protein MKILVLGGYGLIGLSITKALVHAGHDVTGLGRSVRKGEAVAPDVTWIGRDLSHMTEAEDWAHVLTGIDVVVNAAGVLQDGMNDRVMAVQRDAVRALAAACKPAGVRQIIQISAPGVSESSDTVFYRSKAEGDAAVKASGVDWVIFRPGLVLSPQAYGGTSLLRQLAAVPLVQPVMLADADIRTVYVEDVAAAVVRAVEEGLTGIDADLLSSEPTRLEDLILAIRAWLGFAPPKAVIRAPLFFGALTARLGDLAGWLGWRPALRTTSLKVLGKGVTGHTPQWPVRSLADTLSALPSTVQERTYARTALLYPFLLIILSAFWIISGLVGWVQQAPAMAVFGPDFPAPLAKGFVLGGAAADIAIGAALLIRPLTRLAALAAVLVSLAYLAGSAILAPHLWADPLGPMVKVFPAVALSLTVWTLTEAR from the coding sequence TTGAAAATCCTCGTCCTTGGCGGTTACGGCCTGATTGGCCTCTCGATTACCAAAGCGCTTGTCCATGCCGGGCATGACGTGACCGGGCTTGGCCGGTCGGTTCGCAAAGGCGAAGCCGTGGCGCCGGACGTGACCTGGATCGGGCGGGACCTGTCTCACATGACAGAGGCAGAAGACTGGGCCCATGTCCTGACCGGCATCGACGTCGTCGTGAACGCGGCGGGCGTGTTGCAGGATGGGATGAACGACCGGGTCATGGCCGTACAGCGGGATGCCGTGCGGGCCCTGGCCGCCGCCTGCAAACCAGCCGGTGTCCGCCAGATCATCCAGATTTCCGCGCCGGGGGTTTCGGAAAGTTCGGATACGGTGTTTTACCGCTCCAAGGCCGAAGGCGATGCGGCGGTGAAGGCGAGCGGCGTGGACTGGGTCATATTCCGTCCCGGCCTCGTCCTGTCGCCTCAGGCCTATGGCGGCACCAGCCTGCTGCGCCAGCTGGCCGCCGTGCCGCTGGTCCAGCCGGTCATGCTGGCGGATGCCGATATTCGCACGGTCTATGTGGAGGATGTCGCCGCCGCGGTCGTCCGCGCGGTCGAGGAGGGGCTCACCGGAATCGATGCAGACCTCCTGTCATCGGAGCCGACCCGGCTGGAAGACCTGATCCTCGCCATCCGGGCCTGGCTCGGCTTTGCGCCGCCGAAAGCGGTGATCCGTGCGCCGTTGTTCTTCGGCGCGCTAACCGCACGTTTGGGGGATCTTGCCGGCTGGCTCGGCTGGCGCCCGGCTTTGCGGACAACGTCCCTGAAAGTGCTGGGGAAGGGGGTCACCGGACATACGCCGCAATGGCCGGTGCGCAGCCTCGCTGACACGCTGTCGGCCTTGCCCTCCACTGTGCAGGAGCGGACCTATGCGCGCACGGCGCTGCTCTATCCCTTCTTGCTGATCATCCTGTCCGCCTTCTGGATCATCTCCGGCCTTGTTGGCTGGGTTCAGCAGGCGCCAGCCATGGCGGTTTTCGGGCCGGACTTTCCGGCGCCGCTGGCCAAAGGTTTTGTCCTCGGCGGTGCGGCGGCGGATATTGCCATCGGCGCGGCGCTTCTCATCCGCCCACTGACCCGCCTCGCGGCATTGGCAGCCGTGCTTGTCAGTCTTGCCTATCTTGCAGGCAGCGCCATTCTGGCGCCGCATCTCTGGGCCGATCCACTCGGGCCTATGGTGAAAGTGTTTCCGGCCGTCGCCCTGTCGCTGACCGTCTGGACCCTGACGGAGGCGCGCTGA